Proteins from a single region of Sphaerochaeta globosa str. Buddy:
- the dnaA gene encoding chromosomal replication initiator protein DnaA encodes MSDMHTTYYEFWQETASRIKDTLPEQEFNTWFNRIAYLKSEDKKVILAGASQFILDTVIARYRDLIVNTLSELTGEDINVEFAVISRSEIEQINKPEGNAKEKEEKQEPVQTQAKPKISNEKTLRMKVESNLNPSYDFGNFVIGDNSAFAYNASLAIAKNPGSSYNPCLIYGGVGLGKTHLLNSIGNFIINNTPELKVMYVTAEMFTNEFIESIGSQKTQHFKNKFRKVDVLLIDDIHFLQGKDSTQEELFHTFNNLYESKKQMVFTCDRPISELKNITDRLSSRFERGLNVDLQPPNYETRMAILKKKLIERGSSMSEEILNYIATNVCTNVRDLESSLTKLIAYSELLSQEISFDKAKELLGILPSLAANANQTLSIDTIIKVVGEYFNVSSFEIKGKKKNKSLIQPRQIAMYLSRDITEYSTTEIGTEFGGRDHTTVMHAYDRIESLMKGDEAFANTVQKLKRDLTNVKK; translated from the coding sequence ATGAGCGACATGCACACCACCTATTATGAATTCTGGCAGGAGACCGCCTCCAGGATCAAGGATACGCTGCCAGAACAGGAATTCAATACCTGGTTCAACCGTATCGCGTACCTGAAATCAGAGGATAAAAAGGTAATTTTGGCTGGAGCCAGCCAGTTTATTCTCGATACAGTGATAGCCCGTTACCGGGATTTAATCGTCAATACACTTAGTGAATTGACCGGAGAGGACATCAATGTTGAATTTGCTGTCATCTCACGTTCAGAGATTGAACAGATTAACAAACCAGAAGGAAACGCCAAGGAAAAAGAGGAGAAACAAGAGCCGGTCCAGACCCAGGCAAAGCCGAAAATCTCCAATGAAAAAACGTTGCGCATGAAAGTGGAGAGCAATCTCAACCCCTCGTATGATTTCGGCAATTTCGTTATCGGGGACAACTCAGCATTTGCCTACAATGCGAGCCTTGCAATTGCAAAGAATCCGGGATCCAGTTACAACCCATGCCTCATTTATGGAGGGGTAGGTTTAGGGAAAACGCATCTACTGAACTCCATCGGAAATTTTATCATCAACAACACCCCTGAACTGAAGGTAATGTATGTCACCGCCGAAATGTTCACCAACGAATTCATTGAGTCCATCGGGTCGCAAAAAACCCAGCACTTCAAGAACAAGTTCCGCAAGGTGGATGTGCTGCTCATCGACGATATCCACTTCCTTCAGGGAAAAGACAGCACCCAAGAGGAATTGTTCCATACCTTCAACAACCTCTACGAATCCAAGAAGCAGATGGTGTTTACCTGTGACCGTCCGATCAGCGAATTGAAGAACATCACCGACCGTCTGAGCAGCCGCTTCGAGAGGGGCTTGAATGTTGATCTGCAACCGCCCAACTACGAAACCAGAATGGCGATCCTTAAGAAAAAACTCATTGAGCGGGGCAGTTCCATGAGTGAAGAAATCCTGAACTATATCGCCACCAATGTCTGTACCAATGTCAGGGATTTGGAATCTTCCCTAACAAAGCTAATTGCTTACAGCGAATTACTGAGTCAGGAGATTTCCTTTGACAAGGCAAAAGAACTGCTGGGCATACTGCCTTCTTTGGCTGCGAATGCAAACCAAACGCTCTCCATCGATACAATCATCAAGGTTGTAGGGGAGTATTTCAATGTCAGCAGCTTTGAAATCAAGGGGAAGAAAAAGAACAAGTCATTGATACAACCGCGTCAGATAGCCATGTACCTCTCCAGGGATATCACCGAGTATTCCACCACCGAAATTGGGACGGAATTCGGGGGCAGGGATCACACCACGGTAATGCATGCCTACGACCGCATAGAATCCTTGATGAAGGGGGATGAAGCGTTCGCCAATACTGTGCAAAAATTGAAGCGTGACTTAACAAATGTCAAGAAGTAA
- the dnaN gene encoding DNA polymerase III subunit beta: protein MKFVCSKEAILTEIIYSMDFTSQRNSLSITSNVYLETYNDTLIIRATDQKLGFSTHIAVQTLKEGKTTVFCEKLLNILRSLPDTNVEFTVVDGMFTIKPVSQNIDFKLRTITPEEFPPLETAPEGRYFSVPQKAFSDMANQTMFAISEDETRYFLCGLYLERNASGMNMVATDGRRLSIVERTFEEELPMFTPVIIAPKFFTELKKLSTDEGTLELCITDQLLFAKIAQRTFYTTLIKGQYPNYRRVIPDSQNYSCTMRIQDMLDALKRVSLLVENKAKRIFLDISEAGVLLTSDESEVGEAKEIIPCQYEGPDSKVSLNYTYLLNPLKAMEGEYFSINFTEPTKAMTVKSESNRDYYHIIMPMQPNS, encoded by the coding sequence ATGAAATTCGTCTGCAGCAAAGAAGCCATCCTCACCGAGATCATATATTCCATGGACTTCACCAGCCAAAGGAACTCCCTTTCCATCACTTCCAATGTCTATCTTGAAACCTACAACGATACGCTGATCATCAGGGCTACAGACCAAAAACTCGGATTCAGCACCCATATAGCCGTACAAACCCTCAAAGAAGGAAAAACCACTGTTTTTTGTGAAAAACTGCTGAATATTCTTCGCTCACTTCCCGATACCAATGTTGAATTCACGGTCGTGGACGGAATGTTTACCATCAAGCCGGTCAGCCAAAACATTGACTTCAAACTCAGAACCATCACTCCGGAAGAATTTCCTCCTTTGGAAACAGCACCTGAAGGTCGGTATTTCTCAGTTCCTCAGAAAGCATTTTCCGATATGGCCAACCAAACCATGTTTGCCATCAGCGAGGATGAGACACGCTATTTCTTGTGCGGCCTCTATCTTGAACGCAATGCAAGCGGCATGAACATGGTTGCAACCGATGGAAGAAGACTTTCCATCGTTGAAAGGACATTTGAGGAAGAACTTCCCATGTTTACTCCTGTAATCATTGCTCCAAAATTTTTCACGGAGCTGAAGAAACTTTCCACCGATGAAGGAACGTTGGAGCTTTGCATTACCGATCAGCTGCTCTTTGCAAAAATAGCACAACGAACATTCTACACCACCTTGATCAAAGGCCAATATCCCAACTATCGACGGGTAATCCCCGACAGTCAGAACTATAGTTGCACCATGCGAATACAGGATATGCTTGATGCACTGAAGCGTGTTTCCTTGTTGGTGGAAAATAAAGCAAAACGTATATTTCTTGATATCAGCGAAGCTGGTGTTCTGTTGACCAGTGATGAAAGTGAAGTAGGAGAAGCCAAGGAAATCATTCCCTGCCAGTATGAAGGTCCGGATAGCAAGGTTTCGCTGAATTACACGTACCTGCTCAATCCCCTCAAGGCGATGGAAGGGGAATATTTCTCCATCAACTTCACTGAACCAACAAAAGCTATGACAGTAAAATCTGAAAGCAACAGGGATTATTATCATATCATCATGCCGATGCAACCCAATTCCTAA
- the recF gene encoding DNA replication/repair protein RecF (All proteins in this family for which functions are known are DNA-binding proteins that assist the filamentation of RecA onto DNA for the initiation of recombination or recombinational repair.) encodes MRFIELWTNQFRNLVSQRIPVDNRQVFLIGPNGQGKTNLLEALYALCYGSSFRTNQLKELTVHGEKAFKIVGIYLGDDQIRHTLMLEWKDGKRSMSLDDREVKDRKELIYNIPCIVFSHDDIFFIKGEPEQRRRFFDQTMSMYNPLFFDDLRRYRLVLRQRNQAIKDGRFELLDLYDLQLAKYGLAIQSERTRAVYEFDQIFPSMYKDVSQNTMEVHIEYHPSWNDCATEEEIVEYLARTRSRDISMLTTTSGIHRDRFLVMEAGQPFSQTGSTGQLRLASLIFRTAQMAFFQKKTGKEPLILVDDVLLELDFEKREHFLHLMQTYCQAFFTFLPEEHYFSELAEEGALLYTVQEGRFLN; translated from the coding sequence ATGCGTTTCATCGAGCTTTGGACTAATCAGTTTAGGAATCTCGTCAGCCAAAGGATACCTGTCGATAATCGGCAGGTATTCCTCATTGGACCAAATGGACAGGGAAAAACCAATTTGCTTGAAGCCCTCTATGCCCTTTGTTATGGTTCTTCGTTTCGGACGAACCAACTCAAGGAACTGACGGTCCATGGAGAAAAAGCTTTCAAGATTGTAGGCATTTACCTTGGTGACGACCAAATCCGGCACACCCTGATGTTGGAATGGAAAGACGGCAAGCGCAGCATGTCACTCGATGATCGTGAAGTGAAGGACCGCAAGGAATTAATCTATAACATTCCCTGCATAGTATTCAGTCATGACGATATATTTTTCATCAAGGGTGAACCGGAGCAGCGACGAAGATTCTTCGATCAGACGATGAGCATGTACAATCCACTTTTTTTTGACGACCTGCGTCGTTATCGACTTGTTCTTCGTCAGCGAAACCAAGCTATCAAGGATGGTCGATTTGAGCTCTTGGATCTCTATGACTTGCAGCTTGCCAAGTATGGGCTTGCGATCCAGAGTGAACGGACTCGGGCAGTCTATGAATTTGACCAGATTTTTCCTTCGATGTACAAAGATGTCTCCCAAAACACCATGGAGGTGCATATTGAGTACCACCCCTCATGGAATGATTGTGCTACCGAAGAAGAGATTGTTGAGTATTTGGCTCGTACCAGAAGCCGTGATATAAGTATGCTTACCACTACCAGCGGTATCCATCGGGATAGATTTCTGGTTATGGAAGCTGGCCAGCCGTTTTCCCAGACCGGCTCCACCGGGCAACTACGGCTTGCTTCATTGATTTTCAGAACTGCACAGATGGCATTCTTTCAGAAAAAGACTGGTAAGGAGCCTTTGATTCTTGTCGATGATGTGTTACTTGAGTTGGATTTTGAAAAGCGTGAGCATTTCCTGCACTTGATGCAAACCTACTGCCAAGCCTTTTTCACCTTTCTACCCGAAGAGCATTATTTTTCAGAGCTGGCCGAGGAAGGAGCTTTGCTCTATACTGTCCAGGAAGGAAGGTTTTTGAACTGA
- a CDS encoding DUF721 domain-containing protein translates to MKDKKPRLCKEGEPLEGRKVLDFVLRSLDIRTDNPKAAIGFEWQKIIGNRLYPHVKIVEIKGTTLVLRADHPSWAQIALMQQKKILALITKKYPSLGIKSIQMLSS, encoded by the coding sequence ATGAAGGACAAGAAACCAAGATTATGCAAGGAAGGAGAACCTCTGGAAGGAAGAAAAGTCTTGGATTTTGTGTTGCGCTCGCTCGATATCCGCACAGATAATCCAAAAGCAGCCATCGGATTTGAATGGCAAAAAATTATTGGAAACCGGCTGTATCCTCATGTAAAAATAGTAGAAATTAAGGGAACAACGTTGGTTTTAAGGGCTGATCACCCCTCTTGGGCACAGATTGCACTTATGCAGCAAAAAAAGATACTTGCTTTAATTACCAAGAAATACCCATCACTGGGAATCAAATCGATACAGATGCTGAGCTCCTAG
- the rpmH gene encoding 50S ribosomal protein L34: MSYKGKRTYQPSKVKRNRKFGFRARMATKGGRLVLARRRAKGRHQLSVCDEKKPF; encoded by the coding sequence ATGAGTTACAAAGGAAAAAGAACCTACCAGCCCAGTAAAGTTAAGAGAAACAGAAAGTTTGGATTCAGGGCTCGTATGGCAACAAAGGGCGGTCGCCTGGTATTGGCCCGCAGAAGAGCCAAAGGCAGACACCAGCTGTCCGTATGTGATGAGAAGAAGCCTTTCTAA
- the rnpA gene encoding ribonuclease P protein component — MRRSLSKKEIVKRKPEIDRVFKTGKTYACLGLKLIVSQNQLDVDRIVVIPVRHYGSAVQRNRIRRQIKEIWRNEKPRMVPGYDFAFIVYPGKVNDHTSQKKQLLALCEKAGVFLQS; from the coding sequence ATGAGAAGAAGCCTTTCTAAGAAAGAAATTGTAAAGCGTAAACCGGAGATTGACCGAGTTTTTAAAACTGGCAAGACATACGCTTGCCTTGGTTTAAAACTGATTGTTAGCCAAAACCAGCTGGATGTTGATAGGATTGTAGTAATACCCGTCCGTCACTATGGAAGCGCTGTTCAGCGTAACAGAATACGCAGACAGATCAAGGAAATCTGGCGAAATGAGAAACCTCGGATGGTCCCCGGTTACGATTTTGCATTCATCGTATATCCAGGAAAGGTTAATGACCATACATCCCAAAAAAAACAACTTCTCGCTCTTTGTGAAAAGGCTGGGGTCTTCCTCCAGTCGTGA